The Pseudomonas orientalis genome contains a region encoding:
- a CDS encoding lysophospholipid acyltransferase family protein: MDRLRVYGRIARVLVVVALGLSMASVFGLFERLGVANSMVRRQRWSRFFMARLTNALPFRVTVHGEVPQTPMLWVSNHVSWTDIPLLGAVAPMSFLSKAEVRTWPVAGWLAAKAGSLFIRRGAGDSQLIRKQMTRHLEQRHPLLMFPEGTTTDGRSLRTFHGRLLASAIDADVSLQPVAIRYLRDGEVDSLAPFIGDDDLLSHLMRLFSNDQGDVEIHLLKPIACAGQERAALAYQAQQAVQKALFGPLPESEQAHVRPAFAA, encoded by the coding sequence ATGGACCGCCTGCGCGTGTACGGGCGCATCGCCCGGGTGCTGGTGGTGGTGGCGCTGGGCCTGAGCATGGCCAGTGTGTTTGGCCTGTTCGAACGCCTGGGGGTGGCCAACTCGATGGTGCGGCGCCAGCGTTGGTCGCGGTTCTTCATGGCACGGCTGACCAATGCCCTGCCCTTTCGCGTGACGGTGCACGGCGAGGTGCCGCAAACGCCGATGCTGTGGGTGAGCAATCATGTGTCCTGGACGGATATTCCGTTGCTGGGCGCAGTGGCGCCGATGTCGTTTTTGTCCAAGGCCGAAGTGCGCACCTGGCCGGTGGCCGGCTGGTTGGCGGCCAAGGCCGGGAGTCTGTTCATTCGTCGCGGCGCGGGTGACAGCCAGTTGATTCGCAAGCAGATGACCCGTCATCTGGAGCAACGCCACCCGCTGCTGATGTTTCCGGAAGGCACCACCACGGACGGGCGCAGTCTGCGTACCTTTCACGGGCGCTTGCTGGCCAGTGCGATCGATGCGGATGTGTCGCTGCAACCGGTGGCCATACGGTATCTGCGCGACGGTGAGGTGGACTCATTGGCGCCGTTCATTGGCGATGATGATTTGCTGTCGCACCTGATGCGCTTGTTTTCCAACGACCAGGGCGATGTGGAGATTCATCTGCTCAAGCCGATTGCCTGCGCCGGGCAGGAACGCGCAGCATTGGCATATCAGGCGCAGCAGGCGGTGCAGAAGGCGTTGTTCGGGCCTTTGCCGGAGAGTGAGCAGGCGCATGTGCGACCAGCATTCGCCGCCTGA
- the olsB gene encoding L-ornithine N(alpha)-acyltransferase, which produces MTQIARISDKGNERRLQAERLVGAQALQEAQALRFNVFSGEFNAKLKGAELGLDMDDYDVHCSHIGVRDLNSGRLVATTRLLDHQAASTLGRFYSEEEFSLHGLLHLQGPILEIGRTCVDPAYRNGGTIAVLWGELAEVLNQGGYSYLMGCASIPMHDGGIQAHAIMQRLRERYLCNEHLRAEPKKPLPALDLPSNVIAEMPPLLKAYMRLGAKICGEPCWDEDFQVADVFILLKRDQLCPRYARHFKAAM; this is translated from the coding sequence ATGACTCAGATCGCCCGCATCAGCGACAAAGGCAATGAACGCCGCCTGCAAGCCGAACGCCTGGTAGGCGCACAGGCCTTGCAGGAAGCCCAGGCCCTGCGGTTCAACGTGTTCAGCGGCGAGTTCAACGCCAAGCTGAAAGGCGCGGAACTGGGTCTGGACATGGATGACTATGATGTTCACTGCAGCCACATCGGCGTGCGGGATTTGAACAGCGGTCGGCTCGTCGCTACCACGCGTTTGCTCGACCACCAGGCCGCCAGCACCCTGGGCCGGTTCTACAGCGAGGAAGAGTTCAGCCTGCATGGCTTGCTGCACTTGCAGGGCCCGATCCTGGAAATCGGCCGCACCTGCGTCGACCCGGCCTATCGCAACGGCGGCACCATCGCAGTGTTGTGGGGTGAATTGGCCGAGGTGCTCAACCAGGGTGGCTACAGCTACCTGATGGGCTGCGCGAGTATCCCGATGCACGATGGCGGCATCCAGGCCCACGCGATCATGCAGCGTCTGCGCGAGCGCTACCTGTGCAACGAGCATCTGCGCGCCGAGCCGAAAAAACCCCTGCCGGCCCTGGACCTGCCCTCCAACGTCATCGCCGAAATGCCGCCGCTGCTCAAGGCCTATATGCGCCTGGGGGCGAAGATCTGCGGCGAACCGTGCTGGGACGAAGACTTCCAGGTGGCCGACGTGTTCATCCTGCTCAAGCGCGATCAGTTGTGCCCGCGCTACGCGCGCCACTTCAAGGCGGCGATGTGA